A single window of Bufo bufo chromosome 10, aBufBuf1.1, whole genome shotgun sequence DNA harbors:
- the LOC120981205 gene encoding RNA-binding protein 14-like, translated as MRDSMKIFVGNVDDRTTQEELSELFEKHGTVVSCAVMKQYAFVHMRGEDRAMKAIEELNGRELHGKKMVVELSKPRPQNTWKIFVGNVGPGYDATELRALFEEYGKVIECDVVKDYAFVHMERESEARDAIDKLNGREIRGKRINVEMSNKAHRPMSSNGSSHSGRSHRSHEYRDAPQSRSETYNRRRAPEAAYASYALKSPYERYGGDSARYDSRVRPSSPMYYSRDRSPLRRSPTRSYYEGAMASAALASKYRSATSDYSSLSSAYGVQTTPSFSSAFSSQTYALSSAYASRAPTAGNQSGYESQASAYTVDPSSYNTQAAAAYRPQPASGYATQVPSVASAYSTQTPAHAYGSISTTATPYAPAAALGTAYRQPQTSAYDPSQMSGLGAQPAYSTIPATNDVLLYERTCLSPPRSSASDSFKKAADAYKRLAPDRRYAEIADYRRLTQKPQDSYHRSPPKSNVDFRRAAETQSEYQQQYAAYNDYLRAAQAAGYPRRM; from the exons ATGAGGGACTCGATGAAGATTTTCGTCGGTAACGTCGACGACCGGACgacgcaggaggagctgagcgagCTCTTCGAGAAGCACGGCACGGTGGTGAGCTGCGCCGTCATGAAGCAATACGCGTTCGTTCACATGAGAGGGGAGGACCGCGCCATGAAAGCGATCGAGGAGCTgaacggccgggagctccacggcAAGAAAATGGTGGTCGAGCTGTCCAAGCCCCGGCCCCAGAACACCTGGAAAATATTCGTCGGTAACGTCGGCCCCGGCTACGACGCCACCGAACTGCGAGCCTTGTTCGAGGAATACGGGAAGGTGATAGAGTGCGATGTGGTGAAAG ACTATGCGTTCGTTCACATGGAAAGAGAAAGCGAAGCTAGGGACGCTATCGACAAACTGAATGGCAGAGAGATAAGAGGCAAACGGATAAATGTGGAGATGTCGAATAAAGCTCATCGGCCCATGAGCAGTAACGGTAGTTCTCATAGCGGTCGCTCACATAGGTCTCATGAATACCGAGATGCACCACAGAGCCGCTCTGAGACGTATAACCGCAGGAGAGCACCTGAAGCGGCGTATGCATCCTATGCACTGAAATCACCATATGAGCGCTATGGTGGAGATTCTGCGCGATATGACAGTAGAGTGCGTCCATCTTCCCCAATGTATTACTCACGAGACAGGAGTCCCCTGAGGAGATCGCCCACAAGATCATACTATGAGGGGGCAATGGCCTCGGCTGCACTTGCATCAAAATATCGTTCTGCAACATCAGACTATAGTTCTTTGTCATCCGCCTATGGGGTCCAGACAACTCCGTCATTTTCGTCTGCCTTTAGCAGCCAGACATACGCGTTGTCTTCTGCTTATGCTAGCCGAGCCCCTACTGCTGGAAATCAGTCAGGATACGAGAGCCAGGCCTCTGCATATACTGTAGATCCCTCTTCATATAATACCCAGGCAGCTGCAGCTTATCGGCCACAACCAGCCTCGGGATATGCTACACAGGTTCCTTCAGTGGCGTCGGCCTACAGCACTCAGACGCCAGCCCACGCTTATGGATCCATTTCTACCACGGCTACTCCCTATGCGCCGGCAGCTGCACTGGGTACTGCATATCGTCAGCCGCAGACTTCCGCCTATGATCCCTCCCAAATGTCAGGTCTTGGAGCACAGCCTGCTTATTCAACCATACCGGCTACAAATGACGTGCTCTTGTATGAGCGCACCTGTCTGTCACCGCCCCGAAGTTCTGCTTCCGATAGTTTCAAGAAAGCGGCAGATGCTTATAAAAG GCTTGCTCCTGACCGCCGTTACGCTGAAATAGCTGATTATCGCCGATTAACACAGAAGCCACAGGATTCCTACCACCGATCGCCGCCCAAGTCTAATGTGGATTTTCGTCGTGCAGCTGAAACACAATCTGAATACCAGCAGCAATATGCCGCTTACAATGATTATCTAAGGGCGGCACAAGCAGCTGGCTATCCGCGCCGTATGTAA